The nucleotide sequence GAAGAGATTGTCCAGGAATTGTTCTATAAACTTTGGAAAGACCGCCATAGTATAAAAATAAGATTATCTGTAAAATCATACCTATATGGTGCTGTACGGAATCAATCGCTCCAATACCTGGAACATCTGAAAGTCCGGGAACAATACCACCGGGTAACTTTAGATATGGATATGAGTAATCCAACACCTCTGGATGTTCTGGAATACAATGAGCTAAAACGACAATATGAATCTGTACTGGAAAATCTTCCGAAACGCAGGCGGGAAATTTTCCAGATGAGCCGTATCGAAGGAAAAAGTTATGAACAAATAGCCAGGGAATTATCATTATCGGTTAAAACGATAGAAGCCGAAATAAGCAAAACACTCCAAACATTGAGAAAAAATATAAAAAACATATAAAATGTTAAGAAGATGAAGATCAATACAGATAAAGCCTGGGATAAAGTATACACAAGAATAAAAGAAGAGCAGTTGCTCGTTCCCGAACATGATCAAAAAATACGTATATTAGCCTTTACCAGGAAATGGGTGGCAGGCATTGCCGTTTTGTGTATCTGTGGTATGGTTATAGCTTATTTTATCATATCCAAAGAAAAAGAAAATACCTGGTTGACTGTACAAAATCAGGATATTTTGAACACATTGGTGAATACCCTGGAAGACGGATCTATCGTCTTCCTCAAAAAAGGCTCCACACTTTCATATCCGAAACACTTCACCGGAGAAAAAAGAACTGTATCCTTCGAAGGCGAAGCCATGTTCGATATTTTTCCCGACCAGGAATCTCCTTTTTTGATTGAAACCAAACCAGTAACAGTTGAAGTATTAGGTACTACATTTGATATCATATCTAATGGAGAAGAATCGTTTAAATTATCTGTGCAAAACGGAACTGTAAAGATATCGCTAAAAAATTCAATGATAAACGCCATTGTCAAAGCAGGGGAATCGGTACAACTGGAATCAGGACAGCTACACAAAACAATATCCGGACACGAAATTTACGACCTGTATACCGAAAAAATGGATTTCAAAGATGAGTCATTGTCCAATATCATTAAAGTAATCAATCTGATTTGCGACAAACCTGTGGTTTTGAAAAATACAGATGTGGCTGAAAGGAAAATGACCATTAGCTTCTCTAACAATACACCATCGGATATGATTGAACTATTATGCATTGCAATGGGATTAAAATATAATGATGACGGGCATACTATATGGATTGATGCCGAATAGAACCCAAAACAATACCATAACAAAATCAAAATGCAGAAAAAGAATTAATTTTAAGCACTCTGTGCTATTTATTGTTTTCTTAAATCGCATTGATCAAGTTGATTACGCTCAGAAAGTGTAACATTAATTGTTTTATATTACATATATTTGTAGAATATAGGATGTGCCTCGGACAAGCTCAAGCAAGCTTGGCTTGCCTTCTCGGCTTTCACTATATTTGATATAAACGGGAAATATGATGTTCGGAAAGGTATGGATGTGTATTGGGCTATTGTTTATTCTTCCTTTAAATGCACAGGATAATGATATCCTAAACAAGGAATTATATATCCCCAAGCTAAAAGGCAGCACTTATGAGGTATTAAAAAAAATCTCCGATCTCTCCGGGTACCTGTTTATGTATGATAGCGAAGTCGTAAATAACGAACGAAATATTAAAATCCCCGCCGGAGATTATTCACTCAAAGATATCATTTTACAAGTAACAGATTTTGAGATACAGATAAAAGTCATTGACCGGCATATTCTGCTCCATAAATCATCTGATCAAAATCAGCATACTGAAAGGAATAAAAGTCATCTGATACTTGAAGGAATTGTTAAAGACAAGGAAAATAATGAACCTATCCCATATTGTTCGGTGAACATATCGGAAAACGGAATGGGAACTGTGACCAACCAAAATGGGGCATTTATATTAAAACTACCTGATTCCCTAAAGAATACAAGTGTCCGGATTTCGCATATCGGGTATGAATCCCAAAACATTCCGGCTGATTTATTCATGGACCATACAATTGATATTTATTTGAATGCCCAAGCCATTGCACTGGAAAGTGTCATCATCAACTATATCGATCCGCAAAAAATATTGAAGGATATGATGGAAAATCGTTCCCGTAATTATCCATCCAGACCATTCTATACAACCAGTTTTTACAGAGAAGGGATCAACCGGAAAAAAGGATTTTGCAGTCTTTCCGAAGGAGTATTCCGTATTTATAAAACAGGATACAACTCTACATCAAAAGAACAGGTAAAACTGATGAAAATGCGTAAAATTTCCGATGCCCGGAAACAGGATACAGTAATCATGAAAATGAAAGCCGGAGTTAGTGCTATCCTGATGTTGGATGTTGTAAAAGACATACCCGATTTTCTGGAAATTGACGGAAACATGTTTGATTACAGAAAAACCGGCATAGAAACCATGAATGAACACCGGACCCATGTGATCACATTCGAACAAAAACCGGAAATAAGAGGTCCTTTGTATAAAGGTTCGCTGTATATAGACGAAAAAAGCTATGCACTCATACATACTCATTTTCAGATCAACCCTGCCTATATTGAACAAGCCAATTCGCTACTGGTTGCCAATAAAGGCCGTAATGTGAATATTTCTGTACAATCTGCGGAGTATTCCGTTTCATATCGCTTATGGAACAGCAAATATTACATCAATCATATACGTGGGGATCTGCACTTTAAGGTGAAGTTAAAAAAAATATTCTCTGTCCCATCTCTCATCCATACTTATTTCGAAATGGTTACCTGTGCCATAGATACGCTAAACGTCAAAAAAATTCCTTTCAAAGAAGTACAACCCGCACACAAAGTCTTTTCGGAAACCCATTATGTGTATGATGCCGGATTCTGGGAGAATTTCAATATGATTTTACCCGAAGAAAAACTAAGTGATGCTATTTCCCGCATCACTTCAAAAATTGAAGAAAAAATAGAATTCTAATAAAGTTACTGAAACAGACATTTAAAAGACTACTCATCAAAATTTCTTAACCGGACAAATAAAAACAGGCTTTATTTTGATATATCGAACAAACAAAAACTGATGAATTCCGTATACTTGCAATAAAATTGATATCATACTCTCTAAATTATAATCGTTTTATATGAAAGTTGCTATTGTAGGAACTGGCTATGTCGGATTAGTCACCGGTACTTGTTTTGCTGAGGTAGGTCTGGATGTAACATGTATAGATGTTGATCAGAAAAAAATCGATAATCTGAACAAGGGTATCACTCCCATATATGAACCCGGATTGGAAGAAATGGTCCTGAAAAATATGCAGGTTGGACGTTTGCACTTTGGAACAGAATTAAGCGCCTGCATGGAAGACATGGAAGTAGTTTTCATTGCGGTGGGGACTCCTCCCGATGAAGACGGAAGTGCCGATCTCAAATATGTATTGGATGTTGCCCGGACCATTGGAGCAAACTTGAATAAATATGTCTTAGCCGTCACCAAAAGTACGGTTCCGGTAGGCACCGCAAAAAAAGTACGTCAGGCCATTCAGGGAGAACTTGACAAAAGAAAGGTGGATATTCAATTTGATGTAGCGTCAAACCCGGAATTTCTGAAGGAAGGAGCTGCCATCCGTGATTTTATGTACCCGGAAAGAGTGGTACTGGGTGTGGAATCCGAAAAAGCAGAAAACATCCTGAAAAAACTATATCGCCCTTTTCTATTGAATAACTTTCCGGTAATTTTTATGGATGTCCCATCCGCAGAAATGACTAAGTATGCAGCCAATGCCATGTTGGCCACCCGCATTAGTTTTATGAATGATATCGCCAACCTGTGTGAAATCATGGGGGCAGATGTCAATATGGTCCGTAAGGGTATCGGTTCGGATAGCCGCATCGGTTCGAAATTCCTGTATGCCGGATGCGGATATGGAGGCTCCTGTTTCCCGAAAGATGTAAAAGCACTGATAAAGACGGCCAAAGAAAATGGGTATCGCATGAAGGTCATTGAAGCGGTAGAAGAAGTAAACGAAGCCCAGAAAGAAATTCTTTTCCAAAAGCTATCGGATCATTACCAGGGCAACCTGAAAAACAAAACGGTAGCCATCTGGGGATTATCATTCAAGCCTGAAACAGACGATATGCGGGAAGCTCCGGCAATCAGCCTGATCGATAGATTAATCAAGGCAGGTGTAAAAGTCAAAGCATATGATCCGGTGGCTATGGATGAAGCCAGGATCAGGATCAAAGATCCTGTTACTTACTGCAAAGATAAATATGAAGCAACCATAGATGCCGACGCATTACTGTTGGTTACTGAATGGACTGAATTCCGGCTTCCTGCCTGGCCGGTAGTAAAGAAAACAATGTCTCAACCATTCATTATTGACGGAAGAAATATTTATGATAAAAATGAATTAAAGGAGAGTGGATTTGAATATGTATGCATAGGGAAAAAATAATTTTTCCTATACAACAAAATAAGTAATCGTTCAAAATAATTCTAAATTATTTATGGTGAGTAAAGAACAAGACTTACCTTCTCAACGAATAGTCTCACGTTCATCCGGAAAATGGGCATTGAACCCGGAACTTTGAACTTTGAACTTTTTCAACCCGCCTATTGATGTAAAATCGCTCCCGTACCGTTGAAAATCCGGGTTAAAGGAATAAGTGTAACCGCACCGGTCAGGCCCGAAGGAGATATATCCCAGTTATCAAAACGAATATCCTTATAAAAAACACTGACAAAGTTAATGTCTTTAAAAATACGCCAGTTAACCCCTCTCCTGTCATAATCCCGGATGAGATTGGCAGGGAGGTTGGTTACTTCAATTTCCAGTAAATTTTTTCCCGGGTTCAAATGTTGGCCAATCTGTATCGTATATGGCAATGACCAAACGATCCCCACATCTTTTCCGTTCACATATACCCGTGCACTTTCACAAAGGTTTCCGAGATCAAGCAACCATTCTTCGGCGTTCCCTGTCAATTCAAATTCGATGCTATACTTCCCGGTTCCCGCATATATCCCGGCACTGTCATGAGGTAACTCCGTCCACGAGATGGGATACCCTTCCATTGTATATATTCCCGGGATGTCCGGAATTCCTTCTGTAAAACTGAATGACCAGTTTCCAGCAATAGTATATGGAGTACCTTCTTTATAAAATAAACTTCTAAGCAGAAAGTAAAATTAAGCAGAGTGTAGCGAATTAGCTGAACCAGCGTTCGTTACACTCTGTTTTGCTTTGTATTGCAAAAGGCAGAAAAGCATATTTAGGCAGAACACAGCAGTAGTTTCGTTACTATCCCATTACTTGAATAGTGATGCAAATTCTTTGCTAATAGGTTTTTATTCAGTGGTTTGCGTAGTTTTGCATAGCGTCAGATAACTCAATGATAACTAATTTTGTAACCAGAAAAAACATTGAGTTATGAGGTCAACATTCAAAGTATTATTTTACGTGAAGAAAGGCAGCGAGAAACCCAACGGGAACCTGCCCTTGATGTGCCGTATCACGGTGGACGGCGAAGTTAAACAGTTCAGCTGCAAAATGGACATTCCACTCCACTTGTGGGATGTGAAGAACAATCGTGCACCGGGAAAGAGTGCGGAAGCGCAGAAAATCAACCGCGCTATCGACAAAATTCGAGTGGATATAAACCGCCGTTATCAGGAACTGATGCAGGCGGACGGCTATGTTACCGCAACTAAGTTGAAAAACGCTTATCTCGGAATCGGGGTAAAGCAGGAAACGTTGTTAAAGCTATTCGAACAGCACAATGCCGAGTTTGAGAAGAAAGTGGGCTATAGCCGGGCACAGGGTACTTTCGCCCGCTACCGTACTGTCTGTAAACATATCCGGGAGTTTCTTCCCTCTACCTACCACAGAGAGGA is from Bacteroidales bacterium and encodes:
- a CDS encoding RNA polymerase sigma-70 factor, translating into MLFRQYYEALCLYSNRIVDDMSVSEEIVQELFYKLWKDRHSIKIRLSVKSYLYGAVRNQSLQYLEHLKVREQYHRVTLDMDMSNPTPLDVLEYNELKRQYESVLENLPKRRREIFQMSRIEGKSYEQIARELSLSVKTIEAEISKTLQTLRKNIKNI
- a CDS encoding FecR family protein; amino-acid sequence: MKINTDKAWDKVYTRIKEEQLLVPEHDQKIRILAFTRKWVAGIAVLCICGMVIAYFIISKEKENTWLTVQNQDILNTLVNTLEDGSIVFLKKGSTLSYPKHFTGEKRTVSFEGEAMFDIFPDQESPFLIETKPVTVEVLGTTFDIISNGEESFKLSVQNGTVKISLKNSMINAIVKAGESVQLESGQLHKTISGHEIYDLYTEKMDFKDESLSNIIKVINLICDKPVVLKNTDVAERKMTISFSNNTPSDMIELLCIAMGLKYNDDGHTIWIDAE
- a CDS encoding carboxypeptidase-like regulatory domain-containing protein is translated as MMFGKVWMCIGLLFILPLNAQDNDILNKELYIPKLKGSTYEVLKKISDLSGYLFMYDSEVVNNERNIKIPAGDYSLKDIILQVTDFEIQIKVIDRHILLHKSSDQNQHTERNKSHLILEGIVKDKENNEPIPYCSVNISENGMGTVTNQNGAFILKLPDSLKNTSVRISHIGYESQNIPADLFMDHTIDIYLNAQAIALESVIINYIDPQKILKDMMENRSRNYPSRPFYTTSFYREGINRKKGFCSLSEGVFRIYKTGYNSTSKEQVKLMKMRKISDARKQDTVIMKMKAGVSAILMLDVVKDIPDFLEIDGNMFDYRKTGIETMNEHRTHVITFEQKPEIRGPLYKGSLYIDEKSYALIHTHFQINPAYIEQANSLLVANKGRNVNISVQSAEYSVSYRLWNSKYYINHIRGDLHFKVKLKKIFSVPSLIHTYFEMVTCAIDTLNVKKIPFKEVQPAHKVFSETHYVYDAGFWENFNMILPEEKLSDAISRITSKIEEKIEF
- a CDS encoding UDP-glucose/GDP-mannose dehydrogenase family protein, which produces MKVAIVGTGYVGLVTGTCFAEVGLDVTCIDVDQKKIDNLNKGITPIYEPGLEEMVLKNMQVGRLHFGTELSACMEDMEVVFIAVGTPPDEDGSADLKYVLDVARTIGANLNKYVLAVTKSTVPVGTAKKVRQAIQGELDKRKVDIQFDVASNPEFLKEGAAIRDFMYPERVVLGVESEKAENILKKLYRPFLLNNFPVIFMDVPSAEMTKYAANAMLATRISFMNDIANLCEIMGADVNMVRKGIGSDSRIGSKFLYAGCGYGGSCFPKDVKALIKTAKENGYRMKVIEAVEEVNEAQKEILFQKLSDHYQGNLKNKTVAIWGLSFKPETDDMREAPAISLIDRLIKAGVKVKAYDPVAMDEARIRIKDPVTYCKDKYEATIDADALLLVTEWTEFRLPAWPVVKKTMSQPFIIDGRNIYDKNELKESGFEYVCIGKK